tatttattttacgaTGGAAAATGACTGCTTACAAATGTAGATCCATGCAAATGTCGATCCATTTACTGTAAAATCCTTCCCCTGCTGTTTCCTCTCAACCTGGTCTTTGCACAGTAGTTGGtactttttccaaaaaaaaaagtgaaacaaagcATGCCCCCCCATGATTTTACATTAAGAGAACATTCCTCCcgtcccttccctgcccccccaTGTCGGATGGGGGAACCCCTCTGCCCTTCTAACCCCACTTCCTCCACCTGAGACTCTTGGGGCTCAGCTGTGGGTCACTTCTGCTCTTAGGAAGATGTTTGATGTTGTTTGGTTGATGGTATAGTCCTGTGTGATTTCAGCAGGGGCAGAAGGTAGATTTTTAGTGGTTCTAGTTAGAGGCAGGGCAGGTGTCATGAGTCTGGTCCCCTCTCAATGGACTGGGGCCTCAATGTGGGCGACATGCATTCAGTGGGGCTCAGGAACCCAATTGGCTGTGTTAGAATTTCCAGCTGGTCACCCAGAGCGAGAGGCTGAAGAGCATGGGCTGCTCATGGGCGCCACTTGCTGCCCACccccctgtgtgcccaccagctgCTGTGTGGGCCGTCACCCCCATGAGAGAagcaccattcattcattcattcattcacgttGTTACACAATAGTGAATCTATAGGGGAACTGTATTACCTAAGGGTTGTACATTCAGTGATGAATACAGAGAAACGGTCCCTGTCCTCGCACAGATTGTGGTCAGGAGAAGAGTGATGCACACAGATAAACCTGGATAAATGCtttgacaaaaatgaaaatagtgtGTAGGAGAGCAAGATGGGGGGAGCCTGCTTATCTGGGGCAGTCAGGTAAGActacagaggaggtgacattgaaaTTAGCACCAAAGGAAGGAGGCTAGTTCTGAGAGGACCAGGAGATTGGACGTGGGGCAGCTTGAGGCCATGCAGAGGCTCATGGGAGCCAGAGGCATGTTTGCTCCATCCTGTGTTTGTGAGACAGGAGCCCCAGTGCGCACCCAGCTGCTCAGGGCCACGCAGTTCACATGGGTCACTTCAGCCATAGTCACAGGCCAGTGCAGAGCCAAGGGGAGGAAACATAGACTCCAGCTTCTGGTGAGAGGACAAGCCCGGGTGACAAGGGGCCTTGTGGGGCCATCTTGGAACAGTCTCTGGattcgtttgctagggctgcAGCAATAAGTTGTCACAGAcggggcggcttaaacaacagaaatttattgtctcaaagctctggaggctggaagtccaggatcaaggtgtgggcagggttggttccttctgagggccgtGAGGGACGGATCTGTTCAAGGgatctctgtcttctctctctgtcacttcaGATGGTCTCCCACTCTGAGTGTCTGTCTCTGTGCCCacatttccccttctttttattttttatttatgtttttggccGAGCCGTGcgacttgtgggatctcagttccccggccagggatcaaacccaggcccttgggcttccctagttgcgcagtggttaagaatccacctgccaatgcaggggacacaggttcgagccctggtccagaaagatcccacgtgcctcagagcaactaggcccgtgtgccacaactactgagcccacgtgccacagctactgaagcccgcatgcctagagcccgtgctccgcaacaagagaagacaccacaatgagtagcctgcgcaccacaactaagagtggcctctgctcgccgcaactagagagagcccaggCACAGTggcgaggacccaacgcagccaaaaataaataaatgaaataaaaaccaaaccaaaccaaaacaaaaaaaaacctcatgccctaggcagtgaaagcgcagagtcccaaccactggactgccggggaagtcacAAATTTCCCCTTCTTGTAAGGACTCCAGTcttgttggattagggcccaccctaatgacctcactttaacttaattacctcagTGAAGATCCTATCTCACAGGAAGGTCACACTCTGGGGTACTGGGGGGGGGGGTTAGAACTTctacatgaattttgggggaacacaattcaacccttAACACCCTCCAATGGGTGTGTCCTGTTTCCTGCAAGATGCTGGCTGATCCGCTGGCTGATGAGAAGTAAGATGCAGTCTCACCTCTTCCTTGAGCCCAGCTAACATTTCCTTCCAATCCTTATCTCTGGGGAACGCTAGAAATCAACTCCTTTTCCCTCAACGGTTAGAATTCTGGGGGACGTGGAGCATCTGTCAGCAGTCTGCCAAGATGGCAGCCGGAGAAGGGCAGGGGTTTACAGGATGACGGGGGACATCACGGGCCCAGGCTCAGGGACTGCAGTACAGTGCCACCTTCAGGGCCGTTGCCTCTCCAGCAGGTCCACCAGCCTGACTCTCCAAGAGAGTGTAGGCCCTGTGAGGACAAGGATCTTGCGCTCACATCTGCCATGGCATCTGCGGTGCCTGGCAGGGCAGGAGCAGGGTGGATATTTGTTGAACAGATGGGGAAACAATGATTTCCCCCAGGATTTTGGGCTCTCGCCCCTTTATGCAGAGAAAAGCTTGTTTCCCTCAATGTCTTGGTTTCTGTTTGTGGGCTTCCTCTGTTTCCGGGTGCATATGGATGCCTCCTAAGTGCCTCTGGAGAAATATAGGAGTGGAGTTATAGGAAAGAATGTAGGGCCTGTGTTAGCCTGTTGGGGCTTCCGTAACAAAATGGCACCGACTGGGGggcttaacacaacagaaatttatttctcacagtctggaggcgagaggtccaagatcaaggtgactTTAGGGTGGGTTTCTGGAGAGACCACTCTTCCTGGCTTGAAGGCAGAtgactgccttcttgctgtgtcctcacatatgTGGCCTTTTTGTGTATGtgcagagatagatagatagatagatagatatgggaattccctggtggtccagtggttaggagtccgcgctcccagtgcagggggccctggtttgatccctgatcagggaactagatcccacatgcagcaactaagaccggggcagccaaataaataaataaatattaaaaaaaaaaaaaagtaagattaaaaaataacaaataaaaataaaaattagatatatGAGAGATACAGATAGAttaatagatgatagatggatagtTAGGTAGCTAGATAAtaggtagacagacagacagacagatagacagagtgagctctggtgtctctttctgttcttataaggacaccagtcgtatAGGATTAGGGCCCaacccttatgacttcatttaaccttaattactccCTTAAAGGCTCTACTTTTAAATagagtcacattgggggttagggcttcaacatatggatttgggggaacacaatccAGTCCATAACTGGGCCAAAGTGTCTGCTTAGTGAGCTGGAGAACGGGGAGCAGACGATGCTGAGTGCCCTTTGCAATGCAATTCTGACATCAGCTACATGGAGTTAGGTCAACTGTCACAAGTTAAGGGCACAGCCCCTTCTCCCCAAAAAATAACACTGCTCATTTCAGATTGCAAGCTCAGATAGTCCCAGGCCACCTGTATTTCTGACCAATTGGCCACAGATCTGGGGGGGGGTCCCCAAACCCCCTCAGGCTGAATGACTTTGTAGAAACACAGAACTCAAGAAAGCTCCATCCTTATGATTCCAGTTTTGTTGTAAAGGCTACAAACCAGGAGCAGTCGAATGAAGAGATGCATGAGGGGCGGTGGGGGTCCCAGTTGTGGGCCTGCTGTGTCCTCAGGATGCCTTGCCCTCCTGCACACCCACAATGCACCAGCCTGGGAGGCTTCCCTGAACCTCTGTGTTCACAGTTTCCACTGGGGTTTCATTACTCAGGACGATTGTGGGACCACTGGCTCTGTGCTTGGACTCAGCCTTgagcccccctccccgccctgggGGTTGTGCTGGTATCCCATGGCCTAAAGCCCTAATCTTTGAATCACACGGTGGGGCTTTCTTCAtggccagcccccatcctgaatcacccattagcataaactcaggggCCCCCATGAATAAcgaagacactcctatcactcgggaaattccaaggatttagaGAGACTCCCTTCCAGGAGCCAGGGACAAAGAGCAGCCAGTTCTTTTCTATACAACCCCTGGTCCCCACACAGCATCTTATTTATGGACCTGAGGATGCAGGTGCAGGTCTGGCCAAGGAGTGGGCCCCCAGGACCACTGAGCTCACTTATGCCTCCTCCCCCGATCCCTGGGGAGACCATCatgaggaggagggggcagagggccAGGGCAGGGCTGAAGTGGGTAAGGCTACTctacctccaccaccacctgccCTGGACCCCAGATGGGGGCCCCCTAGATGCTCCCTTCTAGGAAGCTGCTAGTCACTCCAGCTTTACTCCAGGAGGAAATGGGCTGGGTTTGGGTGGAGGGCGTGCTAGGGACATGGGAGTGGACAGAGTGGCCCCCTCACCCCAGGGCCCCTTACACTTTCTGCAGCACCAAGCAGGTGTTTTCCACTCTGAGTACCTGTCCTCTCTTCCCAGTTCACCAGGCACATAAATGTGCACAAGAACCTTATTCTGTGGGGCTCATCTTCTTCAGGGGGATGTTGAGGTCACCCCCTCAGGGACTCGAGCCTGGCCTCCTGGGCACTGGCCCGTGAACTCCAAGCAGGTGCTTCCTCCCTAAACGCTTCCATGGGGCCAAGGCAGGAGCCGCAAAGGCCACCATGGGGCCGTCCCCCTAACCGACAACGCAAACCCAAGAAGTGTGGGATGGCCACCGGGAACTGGGCGTGCAATGGCTCCACCCCTGGGAGGGCGGAGGAGGGTACTGGTGCAGCCCCGCGAGGGCCCGGGGCCCCAATGCACACTGGAGGCAGAGCGCTGCTCGGCTGCACCATGTCCTGGACCCCCGTCCTGCTGGCACTCCTGGCCCACTGCACAGGTGAGAACCCCCAGAGCTCAAGGCCCCCGGCCCCTTCCCTCGCCCTGCTTTGCCCTGGATGCCCACGTGCTTCTGTGTCCCCAGCTTGTGGCCCTCAGCCGGTGCTGAATCAGCCGCCATCCGTGTCCTCGTTCCTTGGAACCACGATCCGCCTGGCCTGCACGCTGAGCAGCGACCATGATGTCGGTGTTCACAGCATCTACTGGTACCAGCAGAGGTCCGGCCACCCCCCAAGGTTCCTGCTGAGATATTTCTCCCACTCGGACAAGAACCAGGGCCCCAAGGTCCCCCTTCGCTTCTCTGGCTCCAAAGACCTGGCTAAGAACACGGGGTATTTGAGCATCTCTGATCTTCAGCCGGAGGATGAGGCTGTGTATTTCTGCGCTGTGGGGGTCCAGGGCATGGAGCAGGAGccggagatggagagagagaggagggaagaaagggagtCTGCTGCTCCAGTCTCCCAGGCACCCTAGGACACACTTACCTTGAACTAAAGGCAGAAGGGCACACATCCCCGAGGGGAGGGTGGTGTGGCGAGGAGGGTGGGGCCTTGGGCTGCCCCAGGTGAGGAGAAGCTCCTGGAAACCCCTTTGGAGGCTGGATTCGGGAATTAAATCTGCTTGTGTCTTGGGAAGTTGTTTTGCTGGGTGGTCTGAATTTGTTCCAGGGAGGCCCCAGATGTTCTGCGAACAGTCAGAATGAGTGGGACGCACCCAAGACCCAACCAGGGTGAAGGTCCCAGGAGACCTGGCCAGTCACGGTCTGCTTGGCCAGAGCCCCTGGTCTTGTGGGTCCTGGGAGGCAGGGGGCTGCCATAGCATCTTGGGGGATGCCCCTGCCAGGGACAGGACCCCCTATTGTCACCTGATTGTGCACGGGGTAAAAAGCTTAGAAAATGCCTTCATTGGGCCTCTGGGGAGGAGAGCTGTGCCCAGTGATAGGGGTGATCTAGGTCCTCTGCTGGGCCAGATGGCTCTTTGTTAtaggggggctgtcctgtgcactgcaggatgtcgagcagcatccctggcctctacccaccaaaCACCCTCCTGCCCCTCGTTATgccaaccaaaaatgtctccaggcatcACCAAAGGCCCCCAAGGTGGCAAAACCACCCCACCTGAGAAACACTGGTCTAGGAGAGAGAAATGCATTTCCTCTTCTGTGCAGGAAAGCGGCAGGgctggcaaatattttctgtaaagaaccacgtagtaaatatttttggctttctgGGCCATATGATCTTTGTGGCAACTACTCATTTCTGTCCTTATGgctcaaaagcagccacagacaatacatgAACAC
This genomic stretch from Eubalaena glacialis isolate mEubGla1 chromosome 15, mEubGla1.1.hap2.+ XY, whole genome shotgun sequence harbors:
- the LOC133075543 gene encoding immunoglobulin iota chain-like encodes the protein MSWTPVLLALLAHCTACGPQPVLNQPPSVSSFLGTTIRLACTLSSDHDVGVHSIYWYQQRSGHPPRFLLRYFSHSDKNQGPKVPLRFSGSKDLAKNTGYLSISDLQPEDEAVYFCAVGVQGMEQEPEMERERREERESAAPVSQAP